A DNA window from Hordeum vulgare subsp. vulgare chromosome 1H, MorexV3_pseudomolecules_assembly, whole genome shotgun sequence contains the following coding sequences:
- the LOC123412654 gene encoding guanine nucleotide-binding protein-like 3 homolog isoform X2 has product MRRAQPPPGLSPSSINICKAYHGRSHDTPMVDFEEDEADEEDIDYEEEEEGEEDEDDEEDDEEDEEGGVDIIDMGSFSEPGRKFLSKVWQEYEPIRVDVIVVAAECKHCARNIFAERKHGTSSLRKHLKRCKERKKVLRVSGQLSASIVSPDGVAMGLWTFNQALARRELMRMIVLHELAFSLV; this is encoded by the exons ATGAGAAGGGCTCAACCACCTCCAGGGTTGTCTCCTTCTTCGATAAACATTTGCAAAGCTTATCATG gacgttcacatgacactccTATGGTTGATTTTGAGGAAGATGAGGCCGATGAAGAAGATATTGactatgaagaagaagaggaaggagaagaagatgaggatgatgaagaagatgatgaagaagatgaagagggaGGAGTTGATATCATTGACATGGGATCATTTTCTGAACCAGGAAGAAAGTTTTTGTCTAAAGTGTGGCAAGAATATGAGCCTATTCGTGTTGATGTCATAGTTGTAGCTGCTGAGTGCAAACATTGTGCAAGGAATATTTTTGCTGAGCgtaaacatggaacaagttcattgcGCAAACATTTGAagagatgcaaggaaaggaagaaGGTTCTTAGAGTTTCTGGGCAGCTGAGTGCTTCTATAGTGAGTCCGGATGGAGTTGCAATGGGGCTTTGGACCTTTAATCAGGCATTAGCACGTCGAGAGCTCATGAGGATGATCGTGTTGCATGAGTTGGCATTCTCATTGGTGTAG
- the LOC123412654 gene encoding guanine nucleotide-binding protein-like 3 homolog isoform X1 — MRRAQPPPGLSPSSINICKAYHAGRSHDTPMVDFEEDEADEEDIDYEEEEEGEEDEDDEEDDEEDEEGGVDIIDMGSFSEPGRKFLSKVWQEYEPIRVDVIVVAAECKHCARNIFAERKHGTSSLRKHLKRCKERKKVLRVSGQLSASIVSPDGVAMGLWTFNQALARRELMRMIVLHELAFSLV; from the exons ATGAGAAGGGCTCAACCACCTCCAGGGTTGTCTCCTTCTTCGATAAACATTTGCAAAGCTTATCATG caggacgttcacatgacactccTATGGTTGATTTTGAGGAAGATGAGGCCGATGAAGAAGATATTGactatgaagaagaagaggaaggagaagaagatgaggatgatgaagaagatgatgaagaagatgaagagggaGGAGTTGATATCATTGACATGGGATCATTTTCTGAACCAGGAAGAAAGTTTTTGTCTAAAGTGTGGCAAGAATATGAGCCTATTCGTGTTGATGTCATAGTTGTAGCTGCTGAGTGCAAACATTGTGCAAGGAATATTTTTGCTGAGCgtaaacatggaacaagttcattgcGCAAACATTTGAagagatgcaaggaaaggaagaaGGTTCTTAGAGTTTCTGGGCAGCTGAGTGCTTCTATAGTGAGTCCGGATGGAGTTGCAATGGGGCTTTGGACCTTTAATCAGGCATTAGCACGTCGAGAGCTCATGAGGATGATCGTGTTGCATGAGTTGGCATTCTCATTGGTGTAG